In a single window of the Bacteroidales bacterium genome:
- a CDS encoding dephospho-CoA kinase — protein MIAIGLTGNIGSGKSTIAKIFQSFGFDFLDADVMAKELYYIDEIRVRIEKLLGKSILNKDGKVDYKIISEQYFNNAEIYKSLNNILYPALQQKIKKEISNSKKNLIIEAAMLFEIGFCSLYDYIITVSAPIEERIERIKKRNGFSTELFMEREKNQSSASWKEQNSDFVIYNNNGTELIPQVSNILKKIGIELA, from the coding sequence ATGATTGCTATTGGTCTTACAGGAAATATAGGTAGCGGAAAATCCACTATTGCTAAAATTTTTCAATCATTTGGATTTGACTTTTTAGACGCTGATGTAATGGCAAAAGAGTTGTATTATATTGATGAAATAAGGGTGAGAATTGAAAAATTGCTAGGGAAATCCATTTTAAATAAAGATGGAAAAGTTGATTACAAAATAATTTCAGAACAATATTTTAATAACGCCGAAATTTATAAATCATTAAATAATATTCTATACCCTGCTCTGCAACAGAAAATTAAAAAGGAAATTTCAAATTCAAAAAAGAATCTTATTATTGAAGCCGCAATGCTATTTGAAATTGGCTTCTGTTCTTTATACGATTATATCATAACTGTTTCTGCTCCTATCGAAGAACGTATAGAGCGTATAAAAAAACGCAACGGATTTTCGACAGAACTTTTCATGGAACGCGAAAAAAATCAATCATCTGCAAGTTGGAAAGAGCAAAATTCCGATTTTGTTATCTACAACAATAATGGCACAGAACTAATTCCACAAGTTAGCAATATCCTTAAAAAAATAGGTATTGAATTAGCCTAA
- a CDS encoding methyltransferase: protein MKPFIFKKFQIFDQNSTMKVGTDGVLLGVYSGKKDFNYALDIGTGCGLIALMLAQKSTGRILAIDIDEPSVFQAKENFSNSPWNDRLYANCISLQELAKKHKNIFDKIVTNPPFFFNSLKPSDSKKVNSKHNSFLSFEDIADSVEILLSHDGIFDIILPIELSINFESVMYNKKLFLNYELVIFSTIKKPFRKILSFSRNQTLTFKSERLIIQDETMHFTNEYKNFTSDFYLNLG from the coding sequence ATGAAACCATTTATTTTTAAAAAATTCCAAATTTTCGACCAAAATTCTACAATGAAAGTTGGCACTGATGGCGTTTTGCTTGGCGTTTATAGCGGAAAAAAAGATTTTAATTATGCCCTTGATATAGGCACAGGCTGCGGATTAATAGCTTTAATGCTTGCTCAAAAATCTACAGGAAGAATTTTGGCAATTGATATTGATGAGCCTTCCGTTTTTCAAGCAAAGGAAAATTTTTCTAACTCGCCATGGAATGATAGATTATATGCTAATTGCATTTCATTGCAGGAACTTGCAAAAAAACACAAAAATATTTTTGATAAAATTGTTACAAATCCGCCGTTCTTCTTTAATTCTTTGAAACCAAGTGATAGTAAAAAAGTCAATTCAAAGCATAATAGTTTTTTATCTTTTGAAGATATTGCTGATAGTGTAGAAATCTTATTATCACATGACGGAATATTTGATATTATTTTGCCAATTGAACTTTCAATAAATTTTGAAAGTGTTATGTACAATAAAAAACTGTTCTTAAATTATGAATTGGTGATATTTTCAACAATAAAAAAGCCATTTAGAAAAATATTGTCATTTTCAAGAAACCAGACATTAACTTTTAAGTCAGAAAGATTGATTATTCAAGATGAAACTATGCATTTCACAAATGAATATAAAAATTTTACCTCTGATTTTTATCTAAACTTAGGCTAA
- the rimM gene encoding 16S rRNA processing protein RimM yields the protein MEDLVKIGRVVKTHGVNGEVLVKFENGKCPKSNKEPLFLDFEEIKVPFFISSLRDPLPNEWYIIFEDYFDKTQAEKLVFCNVFVSGDNLYIEKDNFPVDLLTGFNVYDVEFGFVGSVAYFHKGLQEIMIVENDGKEILIPFVDEFISEIDYDKKQITVNTPEGLINLND from the coding sequence ATGGAAGACCTTGTGAAAATAGGCAGAGTTGTTAAGACTCATGGTGTTAATGGCGAGGTCTTGGTGAAATTTGAAAATGGCAAATGCCCTAAAAGTAATAAAGAACCTTTATTTCTTGATTTTGAGGAGATAAAGGTTCCTTTTTTTATATCGTCTTTAAGAGATCCTCTACCTAACGAGTGGTACATAATATTTGAAGATTATTTTGATAAAACACAAGCTGAAAAATTAGTTTTTTGCAACGTATTTGTTTCTGGCGATAATTTATATATTGAAAAAGATAATTTCCCAGTAGATTTATTGACAGGTTTTAATGTTTATGATGTTGAGTTTGGCTTTGTGGGTTCTGTAGCTTATTTCCATAAAGGATTGCAGGAAATTATGATTGTGGAAAATGATGGAAAGGAAATATTAATTCCTTTTGTTGATGAATTTATTTCAGAAATTGATTACGATAAAAAGCAAATTACCGTAAATACGCCCGAAGGACTAATAAATTTGAATGATTAA
- a CDS encoding 30S ribosomal protein S16 yields the protein MPTKIRLQRFGKKASPFYHIVVADNRAPRDGKFIENIGIYNPITVPATIEINFERALYWVKTGAVPTDTARAILSYKGVMMRHHLNLGVAKGAMTQEQADAKFEKWLQEKASKIEQKAKNAVDAARDKNKKRIEAEKKVKENREKVLAEKRQAEIAAQKAEQAAAEAEAAPVAETTETAPKAEATPAAEVAPETALVAETAAETTPEAKTVETAPTAETAPAAETATETAPAAETENQPTEENTSNPTEEEPKAE from the coding sequence ATGCCAACAAAAATCAGATTACAAAGATTTGGAAAGAAAGCATCGCCTTTCTACCATATTGTTGTAGCAGACAATCGTGCACCACGGGATGGTAAATTTATTGAAAATATTGGCATTTACAATCCTATAACTGTGCCTGCAACAATTGAAATTAATTTTGAAAGAGCCTTGTATTGGGTAAAAACAGGTGCAGTACCTACAGACACTGCTCGTGCTATACTCTCTTATAAAGGAGTAATGATGCGTCATCATTTGAATCTTGGTGTAGCAAAAGGTGCGATGACACAAGAACAAGCTGATGCTAAGTTTGAAAAATGGTTGCAAGAAAAAGCAAGCAAAATTGAGCAAAAAGCTAAAAACGCAGTAGATGCTGCAAGAGATAAAAACAAAAAACGTATCGAAGCTGAGAAAAAAGTAAAAGAAAACAGAGAAAAAGTTTTAGCTGAGAAACGTCAAGCTGAGATTGCTGCTCAAAAAGCAGAACAAGCTGCTGCTGAAGCTGAAGCCGCTCCTGTTGCTGAAACTACTGAAACTGCTCCTAAAGCCGAAGCAACTCCTGCTGCAGAAGTTGCTCCAGAAACAGCTCTTGTAGCCGAAACAGCCGCTGAAACTACTCCTGAAGCTAAAACCGTAGAAACAGCTCCTACTGCTGAAACTGCTCCTGCCGCTGAAACAGCTACTGAAACTGCTCCTGCCGCCGAAACTGAAAATCAGCCAACTGAAGAAAATACTTCAAATCCAACCGAAGAAGAACCTAAAGCTGAATAA
- a CDS encoding 3-isopropylmalate dehydratase large subunit, producing the protein MKQTLIEKIIANHCNQKDVKHGDIVDVFIDTRAARDFGGANVVKNIVDNGLSIDDPSRTVFTFDCNPTGSDQKYAANQHYCRLFARKNNIKVYDIDAGIGTHIAIEKGMVWPGSTFVSTDSHANIMGAIGAFGQGMGDQDIAATWAKGSVWFKVPESVKLVFKGKKPDNVSAKDIILNLLAKFGANSLLGYSVEFYGDAIDKLSLDERITIASMGTEMGAIILLFTPTKGIIDEIEKLSGKKFDIISADADAEYAQVHEIDIEKFIPMLALPGHPHDNEAVSAKKGTKIDSAFIGSCTNGRMEDMRIAAAILKGRKVAPGVVLKIVPATNDIWKQCLEEGLVKIFKDAGALFSNAGCAGCAAGQVGQNGPEEVTISTGNRNFAGKQGKGYVYLASPAVVAASAVAGYITTPDSIPDTPAKFEVKESTFAETAKKKETSKKPNIVEGRVWVIKKDDIDTDMIFHNRYLTITDIKEMGQYAFDNLKGYEDFAKRARSGDIIVTTKNFGAGSSRQQAVDCFTSLGVSCIIAESFGAIYERNAINAAMPILTYKQEQIEDLNLEDGDILQVNFETGEITNKTKSKSAKINPFYPVQLEIYQNGGLL; encoded by the coding sequence ATGAAACAAACATTAATTGAAAAGATTATTGCAAATCATTGTAATCAAAAAGACGTGAAACATGGTGATATTGTTGATGTTTTTATTGATACAAGGGCTGCACGCGACTTTGGTGGCGCTAATGTTGTGAAAAATATTGTTGACAATGGCTTGTCTATAGACGATCCGTCAAGAACTGTTTTTACATTCGACTGTAATCCAACAGGCTCAGACCAGAAATATGCTGCTAATCAGCATTATTGCAGGTTGTTTGCTCGTAAAAACAATATTAAAGTTTACGACATTGATGCTGGAATTGGCACCCATATAGCTATTGAAAAAGGTATGGTGTGGCCTGGCTCTACTTTTGTTTCAACAGATTCTCATGCTAACATAATGGGAGCTATAGGCGCTTTTGGACAAGGAATGGGCGACCAAGACATTGCTGCCACTTGGGCTAAAGGCTCAGTGTGGTTTAAAGTTCCTGAATCTGTGAAATTGGTTTTTAAAGGTAAAAAACCTGATAATGTTTCAGCTAAAGACATTATTTTAAACCTTCTTGCTAAATTCGGTGCAAATAGCTTGTTGGGATATTCTGTGGAATTTTATGGCGATGCAATTGACAAATTGTCGCTCGATGAAAGAATTACAATAGCTTCTATGGGAACCGAAATGGGAGCAATTATTTTATTGTTTACTCCAACAAAAGGCATTATTGATGAAATTGAAAAATTAAGCGGAAAGAAATTCGATATTATTAGTGCTGATGCTGATGCCGAATATGCTCAAGTGCATGAAATTGATATAGAAAAATTTATTCCGATGCTTGCATTGCCCGGACATCCTCATGATAATGAAGCTGTATCTGCAAAAAAAGGAACTAAAATAGATTCTGCTTTTATTGGAAGTTGCACAAACGGACGTATGGAAGATATGCGCATTGCAGCTGCTATACTTAAAGGTAGAAAAGTAGCTCCGGGTGTGGTTTTAAAGATTGTTCCAGCAACTAATGATATTTGGAAGCAATGTTTAGAAGAAGGCTTGGTTAAAATCTTTAAAGATGCTGGAGCTTTGTTTTCTAATGCTGGTTGTGCTGGTTGTGCTGCCGGTCAAGTTGGTCAAAATGGACCTGAAGAAGTTACAATATCAACAGGAAACCGCAATTTCGCAGGAAAGCAAGGAAAAGGATATGTTTATTTGGCTTCGCCAGCAGTTGTTGCGGCTAGTGCTGTAGCGGGTTATATTACAACTCCTGATAGCATTCCAGACACTCCTGCTAAATTTGAAGTAAAAGAAAGTACCTTCGCTGAAACAGCTAAAAAGAAGGAAACAAGCAAAAAACCTAATATTGTTGAAGGTCGCGTTTGGGTTATAAAAAAAGACGATATAGATACAGACATGATTTTCCACAATAGGTATCTAACTATTACCGACATTAAAGAAATGGGACAATATGCTTTTGATAACCTAAAAGGATATGAAGATTTTGCTAAAAGAGCTAGAAGTGGCGATATAATTGTTACTACAAAAAACTTTGGAGCAGGTTCTTCTCGTCAGCAAGCAGTTGATTGCTTTACATCGTTAGGAGTATCATGTATTATAGCTGAATCCTTCGGTGCGATATATGAACGTAATGCTATTAATGCTGCCATGCCGATTTTAACTTATAAGCAAGAGCAAATTGAAGATTTAAACCTTGAAGATGGCGACATTTTGCAAGTGAATTTTGAAACAGGAGAAATTACTAATAAAACGAAATCCAAATCAGCAAAAATTAATCCGTTCTATCCTGTTCAACTCGAAATTTATCAAAATGGAGGATTGCTGTAA
- a CDS encoding S9 family peptidase, giving the protein MKIKTFVLAVFVLCTVFSCKQNKDNDKIESDVIGQQNFKLESNILTPELMWAFGRVSEINVSPDQKNILFGVTWYDWKQNKGNRDLYTMSIDGANKKNITNSSSNEYNAVWTNNNEILFLAPDEKKEMQIFKVNSDGANKTQISSIEGGINGFLLSPDEKNIAYIKDIPLKKCTDIYSDLDKSDARIIDDLMFRHWDEWTTSQSHLFVAPVNNWKMENGKDLLNDEPFEVPQKPFGGMEQITWSPDGNTIAYTCRKKKGLEYSLSTNTDIYLYDLKTGKTENITDGMNGYDWNPVFSNDGKKIAWESMQRDGYESDKLRLFTMDLNTGEKTEHAKDFDQSIEHLTWSKDDSKIYFLSDWQGTRHIYSIELKDNKISQISKGICDYVDYKICDNTIIAQQHSISKPDEIYKISINGGEGEEISFVNKDLLSQLKMGRVEERRILTTDNKQMLTWVIYPPDFDSTKKYPLILYCSGGPQGMVGQFWSYRWNFQMMAANGYVIVAPNRRGTTGFGQEWVEQISGDYGGQNMKDYLSAIDAVAKESWADEDRMAAVGASYGGFSVFWLAGNHDKRFKAFIAHDGMFNLESQYLETEELWFVNWDLGGPYWDKNNLIAQKSYKSSPHLFVDKWDTPILIFHGEKDYRISYTQAIQAFTAAKILGVPARLVLFPEENHWVLKPQNAILWQREFKAWLDKYVKNI; this is encoded by the coding sequence ATGAAAATAAAAACTTTTGTATTAGCCGTTTTTGTTTTGTGTACTGTTTTTTCATGTAAACAAAATAAAGATAATGATAAAATTGAGTCTGATGTTATCGGACAGCAGAATTTCAAACTTGAAAGCAATATTTTAACTCCAGAATTAATGTGGGCTTTTGGTAGAGTTTCTGAGATAAACGTAAGTCCTGACCAAAAGAATATTCTTTTTGGAGTAACGTGGTATGATTGGAAACAAAACAAAGGAAACAGAGATTTGTACACGATGAGCATTGATGGAGCAAATAAAAAGAATATTACAAATTCTAGCTCCAATGAGTATAATGCTGTTTGGACGAATAATAATGAAATTCTATTCCTTGCTCCTGATGAGAAAAAAGAGATGCAAATTTTTAAAGTAAATTCAGATGGCGCAAATAAAACTCAAATTTCAAGTATAGAAGGAGGAATAAATGGCTTTTTATTATCGCCAGATGAAAAAAATATTGCTTATATCAAGGATATTCCTTTGAAAAAATGCACAGATATTTACAGCGATTTGGATAAATCAGACGCTCGTATTATTGATGATTTAATGTTTAGGCATTGGGACGAGTGGACTACAAGCCAAAGTCATTTGTTTGTGGCTCCTGTAAATAATTGGAAAATGGAAAATGGCAAGGATTTATTGAATGACGAGCCTTTTGAAGTGCCACAAAAACCATTTGGTGGAATGGAGCAAATTACTTGGTCGCCAGACGGAAATACAATTGCATATACATGCAGGAAGAAAAAAGGATTGGAATATTCGCTTTCAACTAATACTGATATTTATTTATATGATTTAAAAACAGGAAAGACCGAAAATATTACTGATGGAATGAATGGATATGATTGGAATCCAGTTTTTAGTAATGACGGCAAAAAAATTGCTTGGGAAAGTATGCAGAGAGATGGCTATGAGTCAGACAAATTGAGGCTTTTTACAATGGATTTGAATACAGGCGAAAAAACTGAACATGCTAAGGATTTTGACCAAAGTATAGAGCATTTAACTTGGAGCAAAGATGATTCAAAAATATATTTTCTGAGCGATTGGCAGGGAACAAGGCATATTTACAGCATAGAGTTGAAAGACAATAAAATTTCTCAAATTTCTAAGGGAATTTGCGATTATGTAGATTATAAAATTTGTGATAACACCATTATTGCTCAGCAACATAGCATTTCTAAACCAGATGAAATTTATAAAATTAGCATAAATGGCGGTGAAGGCGAAGAAATTTCATTTGTAAATAAAGATTTGCTTTCTCAATTGAAGATGGGTAGGGTAGAAGAAAGAAGAATTTTAACAACGGATAATAAGCAAATGCTCACTTGGGTTATATATCCTCCCGATTTTGATTCAACGAAAAAATATCCGCTTATTTTATATTGTTCTGGCGGACCTCAAGGCATGGTAGGTCAGTTTTGGAGCTATAGATGGAACTTTCAAATGATGGCAGCCAATGGTTATGTGATTGTTGCTCCAAATAGGCGAGGAACTACAGGATTTGGACAAGAATGGGTTGAGCAAATTAGCGGAGATTATGGTGGTCAAAATATGAAAGATTATCTTTCAGCAATAGATGCTGTGGCTAAGGAAAGTTGGGCTGATGAAGATAGAATGGCTGCTGTGGGAGCTAGTTATGGTGGCTTTTCGGTATTTTGGCTCGCGGGGAATCACGATAAGCGCTTTAAGGCATTTATAGCTCATGATGGGATGTTCAATCTCGAAAGTCAATATCTTGAAACAGAAGAGCTATGGTTTGTAAATTGGGATTTAGGTGGACCTTATTGGGATAAAAATAATTTAATTGCTCAAAAATCATATAAAAGCAGTCCACATCTGTTTGTGGATAAATGGGATACACCTATATTAATTTTCCATGGCGAAAAAGATTATAGAATTTCTTATACGCAAGCAATTCAAGCTTTTACTGCTGCTAAAATCTTAGGAGTACCAGCTAGATTGGTATTATTTCCAGAAGAAAATCATTGGGTTTTAAAACCTCAAAATGCAATTCTATGGCAGCGAGAGTTTAAAGCTTGGTTAGATAAATACGTGAAAAATATTTAG
- a CDS encoding tetratricopeptide repeat protein, translating into MKIKITYLLIVVVSFYLVSCSGSSSKDDAAKKDSIVSPIELITQQINKNPNIDSLYKQRAELYLAIGKTEKALADVRMALQINSEKTEYHILLGDIYLAMGNIELSKKSLINAFDMDPRNPEPSLKLAELNLFLQDYEKVYLYANKAIEIDNYNAPAYFIKGFAHLEQDDTAKAITAMQKATQNDAEYYDAFIMLGKIFDNKKDPIAGNYLKTAVRIRPESVEAHYNYGLWLQEHGLFDEAFSQYNALLTIDPHNKAAWYNIGYINLVYFENYNKAIEYFTRAIESDPTYAEAYFNRGLSYEQLNQFDNARSDYNKALSLKHNYENALKALERIENK; encoded by the coding sequence ATGAAAATAAAAATCACTTATTTACTAATTGTTGTAGTATCGTTTTATTTGGTATCTTGCAGCGGAAGCTCATCTAAAGATGATGCAGCAAAAAAAGATTCAATAGTGTCGCCAATAGAACTTATTACGCAGCAAATCAATAAAAATCCTAATATTGATAGTCTTTACAAACAACGAGCTGAATTGTATTTAGCAATTGGTAAAACTGAAAAAGCATTGGCTGATGTGCGTATGGCTTTGCAAATAAATTCGGAGAAAACTGAATATCATATTTTGCTTGGAGACATTTATTTGGCAATGGGAAATATTGAGTTGTCAAAGAAATCGCTAATAAATGCTTTTGATATGGACCCGCGAAATCCAGAACCAAGCTTGAAATTAGCTGAATTAAATTTGTTTTTGCAAGACTATGAAAAGGTTTATTTGTATGCAAATAAAGCTATAGAAATTGATAATTATAATGCTCCGGCGTATTTTATAAAAGGATTTGCTCATTTAGAGCAGGATGATACAGCTAAAGCTATTACCGCCATGCAAAAAGCTACGCAAAATGATGCAGAATACTATGATGCATTTATCATGCTAGGCAAAATTTTTGATAATAAAAAAGATCCGATTGCAGGAAATTATCTTAAAACGGCTGTGAGAATTAGACCAGAATCAGTTGAAGCGCATTATAATTATGGATTGTGGCTCCAAGAGCACGGATTGTTTGATGAGGCTTTTTCGCAATATAATGCTTTATTAACTATTGATCCTCACAATAAAGCTGCGTGGTATAATATCGGTTACATAAACCTTGTTTATTTTGAAAATTATAATAAAGCGATAGAGTATTTCACTAGAGCTATTGAGTCTGATCCTACGTATGCCGAAGCTTATTTTAACAGAGGCTTGTCTTATGAGCAACTTAATCAATTTGATAATGCAAGAAGTGATTATAATAAAGCTCTTAGCCTAAAACATAATTACGAAAATGCGTTAAAAGCACTTGAAAGAATTGAAAATAAATAA
- the recA gene encoding recombinase RecA: protein MSKEKENSANSEKLKALQMTIDRIEKTYGKGTVMKLGDNPIEELDVISTGSIGIDVAIGVGGFPRGRVVEIFGPESSGKTTLAIHAIAEAQKKGGIAAFIDAEHAFDINYAKKLGVDVENLLISQPDNGEQALEITENLIRSGAIDIIVIDSVAALTPKSEIEGEMGDSKMGLHARLMSQALRKLTATISKTRCVCIFINQLREKIGILFGNPETTTGGNALKFYSSIRVDIRRVSQIKEGENVIGNRVRVKIVKNKVAPPFQQAELDIIYGQGFSKMGELVDMGVELDIVKKSGSWFSYGDTKLGQGREAVKNLLADNPELAEEIENKIKEKLLAE, encoded by the coding sequence ATGAGCAAAGAAAAAGAAAACTCGGCAAACTCTGAAAAACTAAAAGCATTACAAATGACAATAGACCGTATTGAAAAAACTTATGGTAAAGGTACGGTAATGAAATTAGGCGATAATCCTATTGAAGAACTTGATGTAATTTCTACAGGAAGCATTGGTATTGATGTGGCAATTGGTGTAGGTGGCTTTCCACGTGGTAGAGTGGTTGAAATCTTCGGACCAGAAAGTTCTGGTAAAACAACTTTAGCTATTCATGCTATTGCAGAAGCCCAGAAAAAAGGTGGTATTGCTGCTTTTATTGATGCTGAACATGCTTTCGACATAAATTATGCGAAAAAACTTGGCGTAGATGTTGAAAACTTACTTATTTCGCAGCCTGACAACGGCGAGCAAGCTCTTGAGATAACTGAAAATCTTATCCGAAGCGGTGCTATAGATATTATTGTTATTGACTCTGTGGCTGCTTTAACTCCAAAAAGCGAAATAGAAGGTGAAATGGGCGATTCAAAAATGGGATTGCATGCTCGTTTGATGTCGCAAGCATTGCGTAAATTAACAGCAACTATTTCTAAAACCCGTTGTGTTTGTATTTTTATTAACCAGTTAAGAGAAAAAATTGGTATTCTGTTTGGAAATCCAGAAACTACAACTGGTGGAAATGCTCTTAAATTCTATTCTTCTATTCGTGTGGATATTCGTAGAGTGTCGCAAATAAAAGAAGGTGAAAATGTTATAGGTAATAGAGTAAGAGTGAAAATTGTTAAAAACAAGGTAGCTCCTCCGTTTCAACAAGCTGAATTGGATATAATTTATGGACAGGGATTTTCTAAGATGGGTGAGCTTGTCGATATGGGTGTTGAGCTTGATATTGTTAAAAAAAGTGGCTCTTGGTTTAGCTATGGAGATACCAAATTAGGTCAAGGTCGCGAAGCTGTGAAAAATTTACTAGCTGATAATCCAGAACTTGCTGAAGAAATTGAAAATAAAATTAAAGAAAAACTTCTTGCTGAATGA
- the bcp gene encoding thioredoxin-dependent thiol peroxidase, with product MEKGDLAPDFIYKNNEGKDVKLSELRGEKVILYFYPKDSTPGCTSQACNLRDNYEMWLKKGYEVIGVSADSEASHKKFAEKNSLPFPLIPDTDKSIIKSYGVWGPKKFMGKTYDGILRTTFIIDENGIIEEVISKVETKKHSEQILKIIK from the coding sequence ATGGAAAAAGGCGATTTAGCTCCGGATTTTATTTATAAAAACAACGAGGGTAAGGATGTGAAACTCAGTGAGTTAAGAGGTGAAAAAGTAATTTTATATTTTTATCCAAAAGATTCAACTCCCGGCTGCACAAGTCAAGCGTGCAATTTAAGAGACAACTACGAAATGTGGCTCAAAAAAGGATATGAAGTCATAGGAGTAAGTGCAGATAGCGAAGCATCGCATAAGAAATTCGCTGAAAAAAATTCATTGCCTTTTCCTTTGATTCCCGACACTGATAAATCTATTATTAAATCTTATGGCGTTTGGGGTCCGAAAAAATTTATGGGAAAAACATATGATGGAATATTGAGAACAACTTTTATTATTGATGAAAATGGGATAATAGAAGAAGTTATTTCTAAGGTTGAAACAAAAAAACACAGCGAACAAATTTTGAAAATAATTAAATAA
- a CDS encoding ABC transporter permease, whose product MKKILIIIKREYLSRVKKKSFIIMTVLGPLLMAALFIVPIYLANISDQERKIAVIDETGIFNHKFPSDNKVVFEDIYMSYEAACQKLDELGYDAVLYIPEQVINNPNIVKMTSRKEMGMLIVDKIESVIEQELEAHRLAISGIDKNILKEIKVDVKLNTFTLREGAEERSNSTISYVLGFIGGILIYMFIYLYGNQVMRGVIEEKTSRIVEVIVSSVKPFQLMMGKIIGVALVSITQFILWIALTAFLVIGFQQINPELFKYKKADKTIVENKGLTQNEMESHAENINLENSQTNQILKDISNIQIVNILVVFVLFFLFGYLLYASMFAAIGSIVDNEADTQQFLLPITVPLIIALISLNFVLNNPDGPVAFWLSMIPFTSPIMMVARVPFNPPVALWEVGLSLFFLIVTFLITTWLAAKIYRTGILMYGKKTSVRELFKWLKY is encoded by the coding sequence ATGAAAAAAATATTAATAATAATAAAAAGGGAATATTTGTCGAGGGTGAAGAAAAAGTCTTTCATCATTATGACAGTGCTTGGGCCTTTGCTCATGGCTGCATTATTCATAGTTCCCATATATTTGGCAAATATTTCTGACCAAGAGCGTAAAATTGCTGTAATTGACGAAACGGGCATATTTAACCATAAGTTTCCAAGTGATAATAAGGTAGTTTTTGAGGATATTTATATGTCTTATGAGGCTGCTTGTCAAAAGCTTGATGAATTGGGATATGATGCTGTTTTATACATTCCTGAGCAAGTTATCAATAATCCTAATATTGTAAAAATGACTTCTAGGAAAGAGATGGGAATGCTTATAGTGGACAAGATTGAATCTGTTATTGAGCAAGAATTAGAAGCTCATAGACTTGCAATTTCTGGTATTGACAAAAATATTTTGAAGGAAATTAAAGTTGATGTTAAGCTAAATACATTTACTCTTAGAGAAGGTGCGGAAGAAAGAAGCAATTCTACCATAAGCTACGTGTTAGGATTTATCGGAGGAATTTTGATATATATGTTTATATATCTTTATGGAAACCAAGTGATGAGAGGTGTTATTGAAGAAAAAACGAGCCGTATTGTTGAAGTTATTGTTAGTAGCGTAAAACCGTTTCAACTGATGATGGGAAAGATTATTGGAGTAGCACTTGTTAGCATAACTCAATTTATTCTATGGATTGCTCTTACTGCATTTTTGGTAATTGGCTTTCAACAAATAAATCCTGAGCTATTTAAGTATAAAAAGGCTGATAAAACAATAGTTGAAAACAAAGGACTTACGCAAAATGAGATGGAAAGCCATGCTGAAAATATAAATCTTGAAAATAGTCAGACAAATCAAATATTAAAGGATATATCGAATATTCAAATTGTTAATATTTTAGTTGTGTTTGTTCTATTTTTCCTTTTTGGCTATTTGCTTTATGCATCAATGTTTGCGGCTATTGGCTCTATTGTTGATAATGAGGCTGATACGCAGCAATTTCTACTGCCTATAACTGTGCCGCTTATAATAGCATTAATTAGCCTAAATTTTGTTCTTAATAATCCTGACGGACCTGTTGCATTCTGGCTTTCAATGATTCCTTTTACTTCTCCAATTATGATGGTGGCTCGTGTGCCGTTCAATCCTCCTGTTGCTTTGTGGGAAGTAGGTCTATCATTGTTTTTCCTTATTGTTACTTTTTTGATAACTACATGGTTAGCAGCTAAAATTTACAGAACAGGTATTTTGATGTACGGCAAAAAAACTAGTGTTAGAGAGCTTTTTAAATGGTTGAAATATTAA